One Rhodobacteraceae bacterium M385 genomic region harbors:
- a CDS encoding aminotransferase class I/II-fold pyridoxal phosphate-dependent enzyme — protein sequence MQRVETEELAKQLPDRSKRGIARDTARLVRAGVLPVGARLPPLRDLAFAMGISPSTLSEAWKELRRLRILTGRGRNGTFVSGSSLAPRPARLTAPGLISKGALNLSMGAPDVALLPPLADAMAYGTQAEGLNVYERIRILPELEAALRPTWPFTNSSMLATNGGYNAVYVVLQALIAPGSVVAIETPTPIRLLDILEDLGVTIVLVEQDEFGPKPESLRKVLEQQPSIFIYQPIISSATGLHLSPQRMAEIGDVLEHSDMLILEDDGLGDISNAPPQSLGDRFPNRVLHIRSFSKCYGPDLRMAVLSASEEMIEQVQSYRAFSAGWTSRILQSAVAWLLKDKETQRRVAMATDIYQHRRNRLAKALRGRGIACPDGAGLCLYMPVHSETFAMITLAAHGISVVPGEYFSMQPSGHIRVGTGLLSSDNCEMVADVLALAAAEPVAFDKLPG from the coding sequence ATGCAAAGGGTCGAGACCGAGGAACTGGCCAAGCAACTTCCCGACAGATCGAAGCGGGGCATAGCGCGCGATACGGCAAGGCTCGTGCGGGCAGGGGTTTTGCCTGTGGGTGCCCGGCTGCCGCCCTTGCGCGATTTGGCCTTTGCCATGGGCATCAGCCCCAGCACCCTGTCTGAGGCTTGGAAAGAGCTACGACGTTTGCGGATTCTGACTGGACGCGGAAGGAACGGCACCTTTGTAAGCGGATCATCCCTTGCGCCGCGTCCCGCACGCCTGACCGCGCCCGGGCTGATCTCGAAAGGGGCACTGAACTTGTCCATGGGCGCACCCGACGTGGCACTTTTGCCCCCACTGGCCGATGCAATGGCCTACGGCACCCAGGCCGAGGGTCTGAACGTATACGAGCGCATTCGCATCTTGCCCGAACTGGAAGCAGCACTTCGCCCCACTTGGCCCTTCACGAATTCATCCATGTTGGCGACGAACGGGGGCTACAACGCGGTGTATGTCGTGCTGCAAGCCTTGATCGCGCCGGGCTCCGTCGTGGCGATTGAGACGCCAACTCCGATCCGGCTACTGGATATTCTTGAAGATCTAGGGGTGACGATCGTGCTGGTGGAGCAGGATGAATTTGGCCCCAAGCCAGAGTCGCTGCGCAAGGTGCTGGAGCAACAGCCCTCCATCTTCATCTACCAACCGATCATCAGTTCCGCGACCGGGCTGCATCTGTCCCCACAGCGGATGGCGGAAATCGGGGACGTGTTGGAGCACAGTGATATGTTGATTCTGGAAGATGATGGGTTAGGCGACATCTCCAACGCGCCGCCGCAATCCTTGGGGGACCGTTTTCCGAACCGGGTGCTGCACATTCGGTCGTTTTCAAAGTGCTACGGGCCGGACCTGCGTATGGCGGTTCTGTCAGCTTCGGAAGAGATGATCGAGCAGGTGCAATCCTATCGGGCGTTCAGCGCCGGTTGGACAAGCCGTATCCTGCAATCTGCCGTGGCGTGGCTGCTGAAAGACAAAGAAACCCAGCGCCGTGTTGCGATGGCGACCGACATCTACCAACATCGGCGCAACAGGCTGGCGAAAGCCCTGCGCGGGCGCGGCATCGCTTGCCCGGATGGCGCGGGTCTGTGCCTCTATATGCCTGTCCATTCAGAGACTTTCGCAATGATCACCCTAGCGGCTCATGGGATTTCTGTGGTGCCGGGAGAGTATTTCTCAATGCAGCCCTCCGGTCATATCCGCGTCGGCACCGGCTTGCTGAGCAGTGACAACTGCGAAATGGTAGCCGATGTGTTGGCACTTGCGGCCGCGGAGCCTGTGGCCTTTGACAAATTGCCGGGCTAA
- a CDS encoding ABC transporter substrate-binding protein, with amino-acid sequence MPKINLAVRDWDYLTPLALGDVQSDKIDVEVHRVATLPQKIGAGETYNAGEASFSRYVTGAMANDTSAIAIPNFLMRGLRHQCIITTKTSTISRIEDLAGKRIGLTGWQDSGNVWTRAILRNAGITTEDAYWYLGRLTAEHPIFDRIGGFGQPGRIEPVPEERPMMELLSEGWLDVVMTPFMPSGFFENGSEFRQVLPDLRGAQVAYINQVGYVPGIHMLTLDRELAEQHPWIASELSDLIDRSRHMWTEKRRRYAETTPFMMSEMMFTAASLPSGWDASGLESNRKMIDDFLEEMHIQKILPRVLKADEIFQKQEA; translated from the coding sequence CTGCCCAAAATTAACCTTGCCGTCAGAGATTGGGATTACCTTACGCCCCTTGCCTTGGGCGATGTCCAATCCGACAAGATCGACGTGGAAGTGCATCGCGTTGCCACCCTGCCGCAAAAGATCGGCGCGGGGGAAACCTACAACGCTGGCGAGGCCTCTTTCAGCCGCTATGTGACTGGTGCAATGGCCAATGACACGTCCGCCATCGCGATCCCGAACTTTTTGATGCGCGGTTTGCGGCACCAGTGCATTATCACCACCAAGACCAGCACGATCTCTCGGATCGAGGATTTGGCAGGAAAACGCATTGGCCTGACGGGTTGGCAAGACTCGGGCAATGTCTGGACCCGAGCGATCCTGCGCAATGCTGGGATCACGACCGAGGATGCATATTGGTACCTTGGCCGATTGACTGCCGAGCACCCGATTTTTGACCGCATCGGCGGCTTCGGGCAGCCCGGACGGATCGAACCTGTACCGGAAGAACGCCCGATGATGGAACTTCTTTCTGAAGGCTGGCTGGACGTCGTAATGACACCATTCATGCCCAGTGGCTTTTTTGAGAATGGGTCGGAGTTCCGGCAGGTACTGCCCGACCTGCGCGGCGCGCAGGTGGCCTATATCAATCAAGTCGGCTACGTCCCCGGCATCCACATGCTGACACTGGACCGGGAATTGGCCGAGCAACACCCTTGGATTGCCTCGGAACTAAGCGACTTGATCGACCGCTCGCGGCACATGTGGACAGAGAAACGGCGACGCTACGCCGAGACGACGCCCTTCATGATGTCCGAGATGATGTTCACAGCCGCATCACTTCCCTCTGGATGGGACGCCAGCGGATTGGAGAGCAACCGCAAAATGATCGACGACTTCCTAGAAGAAATGCACATACAGAAGATCTTACCGCGTGTCTTGAAGGCCGATGAGATTTTCCAAAAACAAGAAGCCTAG
- a CDS encoding ABC transporter substrate-binding protein, whose translation MKRNLTMALAAAAMLAPITATAEQEFNAELHARVPADIREEGSMIAVNNGSFPPYEFVEGTSLTGATADIAHEISQIIGIEIQHATVAGLPALLSGIGADRYQFAMGPVGDFPSRREATDFVDWVQEYVVFAVHAGNPQNITGLDTICGNRIAVMSGGSAERVITTRSEQCVADGEDEVEIQSYTDQPTSILAVRSNRADAFFSSQAPLTYFVQQSDGELELAGVGQSNGFPDLMQGAVVPSGSALGPVLQEAIQILMDNGTYLEIMTRWGLENNTIDAPGMNLGEAL comes from the coding sequence ATGAAACGGAATTTAACAATGGCCCTCGCGGCGGCAGCAATGCTGGCCCCGATCACCGCCACAGCGGAGCAAGAGTTCAACGCAGAACTGCACGCCCGCGTCCCTGCGGATATCCGCGAAGAAGGCAGCATGATTGCCGTGAACAACGGCTCTTTCCCGCCCTACGAATTTGTCGAAGGCACCAGCCTGACTGGCGCGACGGCCGATATTGCCCATGAGATCAGCCAGATTATCGGCATTGAAATTCAACACGCGACTGTGGCTGGCCTTCCGGCGCTTTTGTCCGGCATCGGCGCGGATCGCTACCAGTTCGCCATGGGTCCGGTCGGTGACTTCCCAAGCCGCCGTGAAGCCACTGACTTTGTGGATTGGGTGCAGGAATACGTAGTTTTCGCCGTCCACGCAGGTAACCCCCAGAACATCACCGGGCTTGATACCATTTGCGGTAATCGCATTGCCGTCATGTCCGGCGGCTCTGCTGAGCGCGTGATTACAACTCGGTCTGAACAATGTGTGGCAGACGGCGAAGACGAGGTCGAAATCCAATCTTACACGGATCAACCAACGTCCATTTTGGCGGTTCGCTCCAATCGGGCGGATGCGTTCTTCTCGTCCCAGGCGCCATTGACGTATTTTGTGCAGCAATCCGACGGTGAGCTTGAACTGGCCGGCGTTGGCCAATCCAACGGCTTCCCGGACCTGATGCAAGGCGCGGTTGTGCCCTCGGGCTCGGCACTTGGCCCGGTCCTGCAAGAGGCCATCCAAATCCTGATGGACAACGGTACCTACTTGGAAATCATGACCCGTTGGGGCCTTGAGAATAACACCATCGACGCCCCCGGCATGAACCTTGGCGAGGCCCTCTAA
- a CDS encoding amino acid ABC transporter permease, with protein MTGSSSGPLGDDTSRDVERAHRPIPKVKTLLWIITLIVTVNFVMVLAGNENFGWPVVGEYLFAPVILEGLWVTMWLAVVSMIIGVALGLPIAIARMSEDHLARSLAGTFVWFFRGTPLLVQLIIWYNLSFLFPQITLGIPFGPTFASWDSNDVITPVTAAIIGLALNEAAYMAEIIRGGLLSVERGQMETAEAFGMRPMRALRRIVIPQAMRSIVPPTGNQLISMIKATSLVSVIAMADLLYSAQSIYNRTFEVIPLLMVAVLWYLFITSVLSVIQSRIERYYARGDQQRVVYEKVETAPLDAEVQK; from the coding sequence ATGACGGGCTCCTCTTCCGGCCCGCTTGGGGACGACACGTCGCGGGACGTGGAAAGGGCGCATCGCCCTATTCCAAAGGTCAAAACGCTCCTTTGGATCATTACCCTGATCGTGACCGTCAACTTTGTGATGGTCCTGGCAGGCAACGAAAACTTTGGATGGCCGGTGGTGGGCGAATACCTTTTCGCGCCCGTCATCCTAGAGGGCTTGTGGGTCACCATGTGGCTGGCGGTGGTCAGCATGATCATCGGTGTCGCCCTAGGCCTGCCCATCGCCATTGCCCGCATGTCCGAAGACCATCTGGCCCGATCTTTGGCCGGGACTTTCGTCTGGTTCTTCCGGGGAACGCCGCTGCTGGTGCAGCTCATCATTTGGTACAACCTGTCGTTTCTGTTTCCTCAGATCACTTTGGGCATTCCCTTCGGCCCCACTTTCGCCTCGTGGGACTCCAACGACGTCATCACGCCTGTGACCGCCGCCATTATCGGGCTGGCCCTGAATGAGGCTGCATATATGGCCGAGATCATTCGCGGCGGCTTGTTGTCAGTGGAACGGGGGCAAATGGAAACCGCCGAGGCCTTCGGGATGCGCCCGATGCGGGCCCTGCGTCGGATCGTGATCCCGCAGGCCATGCGCTCGATCGTGCCACCTACGGGCAACCAGTTAATCAGCATGATTAAAGCCACCTCTTTGGTGTCGGTCATTGCGATGGCGGATCTGCTCTACTCTGCACAATCGATCTACAACCGCACCTTTGAAGTCATTCCGCTGCTGATGGTCGCCGTGCTTTGGTACCTGTTCATCACCTCGGTCCTTAGCGTCATCCAGTCCCGCATCGAACGCTACTATGCGCGCGGAGACCAACAACGCGTCGTCTATGAAAAAGTTGAAACTGCCCCCTTGGACGCGGAGGTCCAGAAATGA
- a CDS encoding amino acid ABC transporter ATP-binding protein, translating into MNAMSPTTAPVLRIRNLHKSFGNNEVLKGIDLDVAPSEVVAILGPSGSGKSTLLRCVNQLEKIHKGFVEVDGEQIGFQLRGEKLVVLSKRAIAAQRSKMGMVFQSFNLYPHMTVLQNVIEAPLQVHGVNKKEAIEHAKELIARVGMSEKLNAYPRQLSGGQQQRVAIARALAIRPKILLFDEPTSALDPELVGEVLATMKDLASQGLTMVVVTHEIGFAREAADRVVFMDGGHVIEQGPPEEVLVNPQHERTQSFLSRFI; encoded by the coding sequence ATGAACGCTATGTCCCCCACAACCGCACCCGTTCTGCGTATCCGCAATCTGCATAAATCTTTCGGCAACAACGAGGTTCTTAAAGGCATCGACCTAGATGTCGCCCCGTCCGAGGTCGTCGCCATTCTGGGGCCATCAGGCTCGGGCAAATCCACGCTTCTGCGCTGCGTGAACCAGTTGGAGAAGATCCACAAAGGGTTTGTCGAGGTCGATGGCGAACAGATTGGCTTCCAACTGCGTGGCGAAAAGCTGGTGGTGCTGTCAAAACGCGCCATCGCGGCACAGCGCAGCAAGATGGGAATGGTGTTCCAGAGCTTCAATCTCTACCCCCATATGACCGTGTTGCAGAATGTGATTGAGGCACCTTTGCAGGTCCACGGCGTCAATAAGAAAGAGGCCATAGAACACGCGAAAGAGCTGATCGCCCGTGTCGGCATGTCCGAAAAGCTGAACGCCTACCCCCGGCAATTGTCGGGCGGCCAACAACAACGGGTGGCCATTGCGCGTGCCTTGGCAATCCGGCCAAAAATCCTGCTGTTTGATGAACCGACTTCGGCGCTGGACCCGGAATTGGTGGGCGAGGTTCTGGCCACCATGAAGGATTTGGCCTCGCAGGGTTTGACGATGGTCGTCGTGACTCACGAAATCGGCTTCGCCCGCGAAGCGGCTGATCGTGTGGTGTTCATGGATGGCGGCCACGTCATCGAACAAGGCCCCCCGGAAGAGGTGTTGGTCAATCCCCAACACGAACGGACTCAGTCCTTCCTCAGCCGTTTCATCTAA
- a CDS encoding amidohydrolase has protein sequence MRDFATLEDFTDAEPNLIATRHLLHAHPELSLQETETARFVAERLESWGYEVTRNVGGHGVVGRLRVGDGNRSIAIRADMDALPIQEVEGRAHGSKTPGVMHACGHDGHTTMLLGAAEYLAKTKNFSGTLNLIFQPAEEAGKDSGAKAMIEDGLFERFPCDAIFGLHNHPGAPAGSVLTRSGPIMAAADTVNITIHGKGGHASRPHLCIDPVVVASSIVMALQTIIARSVNSADAAVITVGTFHSGTATNIIPETAELSLSVRTFSDEVRKQVRTRIYDVVESQAASWGARAEIDYDDGYPGVVNSVEETEFATEVARELLGEAEVSTCPLIPGSEDFAQFLQHKPGSFLRLGNGEASAGLHTPSYDFDDGSLTTGAALWSRLAERFLQ, from the coding sequence ATGCGCGATTTTGCGACACTCGAAGACTTCACCGATGCGGAGCCGAACCTGATTGCCACGCGGCATCTTCTCCACGCCCACCCAGAGCTGTCCTTGCAGGAAACTGAGACAGCACGTTTTGTAGCCGAGAGGTTGGAAAGCTGGGGCTATGAGGTGACCCGCAATGTCGGCGGCCACGGTGTCGTGGGGCGGCTAAGGGTGGGGGACGGCAACCGCTCTATCGCGATCCGAGCCGACATGGACGCCCTGCCCATTCAAGAGGTTGAAGGCCGTGCTCATGGATCAAAGACCCCCGGTGTCATGCACGCCTGCGGCCACGATGGTCACACCACGATGCTATTGGGCGCAGCCGAATATCTTGCCAAGACCAAGAATTTTTCCGGCACCTTGAACTTGATCTTTCAACCGGCGGAAGAAGCCGGAAAGGACAGTGGCGCCAAGGCGATGATCGAAGATGGCCTGTTCGAAAGGTTCCCCTGTGACGCCATCTTTGGCCTGCACAACCACCCCGGCGCCCCCGCCGGTAGCGTCCTGACAAGGTCCGGCCCGATCATGGCAGCCGCCGATACCGTCAACATCACGATCCACGGGAAAGGTGGCCACGCCTCTCGTCCGCATCTGTGCATTGATCCCGTGGTGGTCGCTTCGTCGATCGTCATGGCCTTGCAGACGATTATCGCCCGCAGCGTCAATTCCGCCGATGCTGCCGTGATTACCGTGGGTACATTCCATTCCGGCACCGCCACAAACATCATCCCGGAAACCGCCGAGCTTTCATTGAGCGTGCGGACTTTCTCGGATGAGGTGCGCAAGCAGGTCCGCACCCGGATTTATGACGTTGTGGAATCTCAAGCAGCCAGTTGGGGCGCCCGCGCAGAGATCGACTATGACGATGGCTACCCCGGCGTCGTGAACTCTGTCGAAGAAACGGAATTCGCAACCGAAGTGGCCCGCGAACTGTTGGGCGAGGCCGAAGTCAGCACCTGTCCCCTGATCCCCGGCAGCGAAGATTTCGCCCAGTTCCTGCAACACAAACCCGGCAGTTTCCTGCGGCTTGGCAATGGCGAGGCCTCGGCCGGGCTACATACACCGAGCTACGATTTTGACGACGGGAGCCTGACGACAGGCGCCGCGCTCTGGAGTCGCTTGGCGGAGCGTTTCCTGCAATAG
- a CDS encoding peptidoglycan-binding protein, with protein MTSSLVAAIALTPIASAPAQAQDARDVIGGLLLGGAIGVAIGAASQPRTRVIQPRPQPQGTPPTAQPSQPAQPHRPRPVRPAIPATEAGRQVQTALNYFGFDAGFVDGQVGPATRGAVERYQAFQGYPVNGRSFPEPQALHLINAYQWATNGGATQTGLQGQPLLGAYAQVLAGNITPATTTAPPVAGGTTVIVNPATTTIVPAPGTNTPVTTVAAPAGGPVPNLFANASATPVLSSRCDAVALQGQANGGMMTLGNLSNPSFALSEQFCTARASAVNQGHDLTQAITGLSYADITAQCEGFSAAVAAQTAQLSTLTPLEAMGSAQGFAYTTGIPQAELAGTARVCLGVGYGADDMDMAMGSALILVASGEPAYGELIGHHLREGFGMAANDAAAQEWFDVSLSAVEAGAPAVFSPTDAGRLPLIRQAVAMTLGGQPVPVPAASVIQVPTFNVAPVQVPNPVSVEPEIVVAPQNVLPTFQVNQ; from the coding sequence ATGACATCCTCGCTTGTCGCTGCCATCGCCCTGACACCTATCGCTTCGGCCCCCGCACAGGCGCAAGACGCCCGTGACGTGATTGGTGGCCTGCTTTTGGGGGGCGCGATTGGCGTCGCCATTGGCGCAGCCTCGCAACCTCGTACCCGTGTAATTCAACCGCGCCCTCAGCCCCAGGGCACGCCGCCCACGGCGCAACCCTCGCAGCCCGCGCAACCCCATCGTCCGCGCCCTGTACGCCCCGCGATCCCCGCGACGGAAGCCGGGCGTCAGGTCCAGACGGCCCTGAACTACTTTGGCTTCGATGCGGGCTTTGTTGATGGCCAAGTTGGCCCCGCAACCCGCGGCGCGGTCGAGCGTTATCAGGCGTTCCAAGGCTACCCCGTTAACGGTCGCTCTTTCCCCGAACCTCAGGCGCTGCACCTGATCAACGCCTACCAATGGGCGACCAATGGCGGCGCCACTCAGACCGGCCTGCAAGGTCAACCTCTGCTAGGGGCCTATGCGCAGGTTCTGGCGGGTAACATCACGCCTGCAACCACCACAGCCCCCCCGGTCGCCGGTGGCACCACCGTTATCGTGAACCCCGCAACCACCACGATTGTGCCCGCCCCCGGCACCAATACCCCGGTCACGACCGTTGCCGCACCCGCTGGTGGCCCGGTTCCGAACCTGTTCGCCAATGCCTCGGCCACGCCCGTCCTGTCGTCGCGGTGTGATGCCGTGGCCCTTCAGGGTCAAGCAAACGGCGGGATGATGACCCTCGGCAACCTGTCCAATCCCAGCTTCGCCCTGTCCGAGCAGTTCTGCACGGCGCGTGCCAGCGCGGTTAACCAAGGTCACGACCTGACCCAAGCCATCACCGGCCTCAGCTACGCCGACATCACCGCGCAATGTGAAGGCTTCTCCGCCGCCGTTGCGGCGCAGACGGCGCAACTCAGCACCCTGACCCCGTTGGAAGCCATGGGCTCGGCGCAAGGGTTTGCCTACACCACGGGCATTCCGCAGGCCGAACTGGCAGGCACCGCCCGTGTGTGCCTTGGAGTCGGCTATGGCGCCGATGACATGGATATGGCCATGGGATCGGCCCTGATCCTTGTCGCCTCTGGTGAGCCCGCCTACGGAGAGCTGATCGGCCACCACCTGCGCGAAGGTTTTGGCATGGCGGCAAATGATGCGGCCGCTCAGGAATGGTTCGACGTGTCCCTCAGCGCGGTTGAGGCGGGCGCCCCTGCCGTGTTCAGCCCAACCGATGCAGGCCGCTTGCCCCTGATCCGTCAGGCTGTTGCGATGACTTTGGGCGGTCAGCCCGTGCCGGTTCCCGCCGCCAGCGTCATTCAGGTGCCGACGTTCAACGTAGCCCCCGTTCAAGTGCCGAACCCGGTCAGCGTAGAGCCCGAGATCGTTGTTGCGCCGCAGAACGTGCTGCCGACGTTCCAAGTCAATCAATAG
- a CDS encoding DUF2306 domain-containing protein: MPLYLQIHVSCALVSIFLGAFVVLRRKRDRLHKVTGYIWTLAMAAVALSSFWIREYALIGPFSPIHLLSVLTLWTLWSGIRFAVAGRIRAHRAAFRNLYWYGLLVAGTLNFLPGRRMNQVVFGDTPDMGLWFIGAVAGLVVTINLWIFVTRRWGAVSTAAAG; encoded by the coding sequence ATGCCCCTCTACCTTCAAATACACGTCTCTTGCGCGTTGGTTTCAATTTTCCTGGGCGCCTTCGTTGTGTTGCGCCGCAAGCGGGATCGGCTCCACAAAGTTACCGGCTACATCTGGACACTGGCCATGGCGGCGGTGGCATTGTCGTCGTTCTGGATACGCGAATACGCCCTGATCGGCCCGTTCAGCCCCATTCACCTGTTGTCGGTTCTGACGCTTTGGACGCTTTGGTCCGGGATACGCTTTGCCGTGGCAGGGCGCATTCGGGCGCATCGCGCCGCATTTCGTAACCTCTATTGGTACGGCCTTCTGGTGGCCGGAACGCTCAACTTCCTGCCGGGGCGGCGGATGAACCAAGTGGTGTTTGGCGACACTCCGGACATGGGCCTGTGGTTCATCGGGGCCGTGGCAGGGCTGGTGGTAACGATCAATCTTTGGATTTTTGTGACCCGCCGTTGGGGGGCAGTAAGCACGGCGGCAGCGGGCTAA
- a CDS encoding LytTR family transcriptional regulator has product MNDSPSQFALRQWWAQFSAPATLLILCAVAGLLAILGPFETGTYLALAPRFAYWLVMAATTYSVGLLVNSYLQQALPTAWPLPLKVAIAGVATGLAITPLVVALNLVTFGIVPSGAELPGLLLQFFAIALIISVIFHAIDRSLPQPEQASEARLPALLDRLPLDKRGPLVALSSEDHYTRIRTTRGEDLVLIRLSDAIREAEPTSGLRVHRSHWVALAQVQSARRDGDRAVLQVTGGGDIPVSRTNIAAIKDAGLLPQ; this is encoded by the coding sequence GTGAACGACAGCCCATCGCAATTCGCGCTTCGCCAATGGTGGGCGCAGTTTTCCGCCCCCGCGACGCTGCTGATCCTTTGTGCCGTTGCCGGGTTGCTGGCGATCTTGGGGCCGTTCGAGACCGGCACCTATTTGGCGCTCGCCCCACGTTTCGCCTATTGGTTGGTGATGGCGGCCACGACTTATTCGGTCGGGCTTTTGGTGAACTCGTATCTACAACAGGCCCTGCCCACAGCGTGGCCTTTGCCTCTCAAAGTGGCGATTGCCGGTGTGGCAACGGGGCTGGCGATTACGCCGCTGGTTGTCGCGCTTAACCTTGTGACCTTTGGCATCGTGCCCTCGGGTGCGGAGTTGCCCGGGTTGCTCCTGCAATTCTTCGCCATCGCACTCATCATTTCGGTCATTTTTCATGCCATCGACCGCTCATTACCCCAGCCTGAGCAAGCCTCGGAGGCCCGCCTACCCGCGCTGCTTGACCGACTGCCCTTGGACAAACGCGGCCCGCTGGTCGCGCTTTCGTCCGAGGATCATTATACCCGCATCCGCACGACGCGCGGTGAGGACCTTGTTCTGATCCGCTTGTCGGACGCGATCCGCGAGGCAGAGCCGACCTCAGGCCTGCGGGTTCATCGCTCTCACTGGGTGGCGCTGGCGCAGGTGCAAAGCGCGCGCCGTGACGGGGATCGGGCCGTCTTGCAGGTCACGGGTGGGGGTGACATTCCGGTCAGCCGCACCAATATCGCCGCGATAAAAGATGCGGGCCTTCTGCCCCAATAA
- the lipB gene encoding lipoyl(octanoyl) transferase LipB, whose amino-acid sequence MRAFCPNNESAPMVEWITSDKPVPYPLAVERMEARANAIARGEAGEAIWLLEHPPLYTAGTSANIDDLKEPDRFPVFDTRRGGQYTYHGPGQRVAYVMLDLNTRGRDVRVFVEKLEAWVIAALDEFNVRGEIRQGRVGVWVERPEKPALPDGTPREDKIAAIGVKMRRWVSFHGISINVEPDLSHFDGIVPCGIQGHGVTSLVDLGLPVTITDLDVALKRQFTRVFQG is encoded by the coding sequence ATGCGGGCCTTCTGCCCCAATAACGAAAGCGCCCCCATGGTCGAATGGATCACCTCGGACAAGCCCGTGCCCTACCCTCTTGCGGTGGAGCGAATGGAGGCCCGCGCCAACGCCATTGCCCGTGGCGAGGCCGGAGAGGCGATTTGGCTGCTGGAACACCCACCCCTTTATACCGCCGGAACGTCGGCCAATATCGACGACCTGAAAGAGCCTGACAGGTTCCCGGTTTTCGACACCAGACGCGGCGGGCAATACACCTACCACGGCCCCGGCCAGCGCGTGGCCTATGTGATGCTGGACCTCAACACACGGGGCCGAGATGTGCGGGTCTTTGTGGAGAAGCTCGAGGCATGGGTGATCGCGGCACTGGACGAGTTCAACGTCCGTGGCGAAATCCGGCAAGGCCGCGTCGGCGTCTGGGTGGAGCGGCCCGAGAAACCGGCCCTGCCCGATGGCACCCCGCGCGAAGACAAAATCGCCGCTATCGGCGTAAAGATGCGCCGATGGGTCAGCTTTCACGGAATTTCGATCAATGTGGAACCGGACCTGAGCCATTTCGACGGCATCGTGCCCTGCGGCATCCAAGGGCACGGTGTCACCAGCTTGGTGGATCTGGGGCTTCCGGTCACGATCACTGATCTGGATGTGGCTTTGAAGCGGCAGTTTACCCGCGTGTTCCAAGGGTAA
- a CDS encoding exopolysaccharide biosynthesis protein, whose product MTLETSSNVAGSDTKPKPALSDLTDDMARAAKQNDGKVDKIVDQAGANGLLPIMTFMGLLLVSPLSGIPLFSTTVGVMIALCAVQAAMGRDRLWLPEFLRRQRLDPSRIEKALDRIHSAAEWLEARATSRMEWLSTPPARTAFLSVAAAYGVFMPIMELIPFTSSLLGAAVVMIGLGLLLRDGVLLLISVLPTLIAAGVIFRLLLG is encoded by the coding sequence ATGACATTGGAAACCAGCAGTAACGTCGCGGGCTCTGACACCAAGCCAAAGCCCGCCCTATCCGACCTTACGGATGACATGGCCCGTGCGGCCAAGCAAAATGACGGCAAGGTCGACAAAATTGTGGATCAAGCGGGGGCCAATGGCTTGTTGCCGATCATGACCTTCATGGGGTTGCTCTTGGTATCGCCGCTGTCGGGTATTCCGCTGTTTTCGACTACCGTTGGTGTAATGATCGCCCTTTGCGCCGTTCAGGCAGCGATGGGAAGGGACAGGCTTTGGCTGCCCGAGTTCTTGCGCCGACAACGGCTGGACCCCAGCCGAATTGAAAAGGCGTTGGACCGCATCCACAGCGCCGCAGAATGGCTGGAGGCCCGCGCCACCTCTCGTATGGAATGGCTCAGCACGCCGCCCGCGCGCACAGCGTTTCTAAGCGTTGCGGCGGCCTATGGTGTCTTCATGCCGATCATGGAGTTGATCCCCTTCACCTCCTCCCTTCTGGGGGCGGCAGTCGTGATGATCGGACTTGGCCTGTTGCTGCGCGATGGGGTGTTATTGCTGATTTCTGTCCTTCCGACGTTGATCGCGGCTGGGGTTATTTTTCGCCTCCTGCTGGGGTAA